One genomic segment of Flagellimonas marinaquae includes these proteins:
- a CDS encoding GNAT family N-acetyltransferase — MNKQIIAHLFELWEQIGKHTDSFNKERGFAFTKPEPDSWPSKVYNIEVDQINIKDVQRRIRTGEIPNSIGIPECENTKQLLESNNFCSTSKVKAMAMSTEQLYYDDIDESEFTLVDSRKKARIFAKTASASFRYLVDTSVVQSLINKENMQLFLGRCKDDFPSCGMVYLDQNGISGIHMIGTRAEFQGLGMGKKMTRFLINQSIKSNSNMVFLVASEAGERIYHKLGFSTYGNLESFSLTGP; from the coding sequence ATGAACAAACAAATCATTGCGCATTTATTTGAACTGTGGGAACAGATTGGAAAACATACCGATTCTTTTAACAAGGAAAGAGGCTTTGCCTTTACAAAACCAGAGCCCGACTCATGGCCCAGTAAAGTTTACAACATTGAGGTCGATCAAATAAATATTAAAGATGTACAGCGAAGGATTCGCACAGGTGAAATTCCCAATTCGATTGGAATACCCGAGTGCGAAAACACGAAACAGTTGTTGGAATCCAATAATTTTTGCTCCACCTCCAAGGTAAAAGCCATGGCCATGAGCACCGAGCAATTATATTACGATGATATTGACGAGTCTGAATTTACACTCGTGGACTCAAGAAAGAAGGCACGTATTTTTGCGAAGACAGCATCGGCATCGTTCAGATATTTGGTAGATACCTCTGTAGTCCAATCCTTGATCAACAAAGAAAACATGCAGCTCTTTTTGGGGAGATGTAAGGATGACTTCCCAAGCTGCGGAATGGTCTATTTGGACCAAAATGGTATTTCAGGAATCCATATGATCGGTACCAGGGCAGAATTTCAGGGATTGGGCATGGGCAAAAAAATGACCCGATTCCTTATAAATCAATCAATAAAGTCAAATAGTAATATGGTATTTCTTGTGGCATCGGAGGCAGGTGAGCGTATTTATCACAAACTTGGTTTTTCCACGTATGGTAATTTGGAAAGCTTTTCGCTAACCGGACCATAA
- a CDS encoding NADPH-dependent FMN reductase, giving the protein MKKIIAISGSNGRNSIHKKLIGYILKEFAENDIEYIDLETFDLPIYSPDIEKEGFPIQVKELFQIITSADGFIIASPEHNGLPTTFLKNHIDWLSRIDQRFFGDKPILLLSASPGKLGGSTHLNILERLMPNWGGKMVGRFSLGAFHKTFDIEYNELVRLEDKLELKAVVHNLLNYHNQPNGRFRTQLEMDSFMDEIKHNLKSKGFI; this is encoded by the coding sequence ATGAAAAAAATAATAGCGATCTCGGGCAGTAATGGCCGTAACTCCATTCATAAAAAGTTGATCGGTTATATTCTAAAGGAATTTGCCGAAAATGATATTGAGTATATTGATCTTGAAACGTTTGACCTACCTATTTACAGTCCGGATATCGAAAAAGAGGGCTTTCCCATCCAAGTCAAGGAGCTTTTTCAAATTATCACCTCGGCAGATGGATTTATCATCGCATCGCCAGAGCACAATGGCCTGCCTACAACTTTTTTAAAGAACCATATTGATTGGCTTTCACGCATAGATCAACGGTTTTTTGGCGATAAGCCCATTCTTCTTTTAAGTGCCTCGCCCGGAAAACTAGGCGGTAGTACCCACCTCAATATTTTAGAAAGATTGATGCCCAATTGGGGTGGAAAAATGGTGGGGCGATTTTCCTTAGGTGCATTCCATAAAACATTCGATATAGAATATAATGAACTGGTTAGGCTGGAAGACAAACTGGAACTAAAAGCTGTGGTCCATAATCTTCTGAACTACCACAATCAACCTAATGGTAGGTTCAGAACACAATTAGAAATGGATTCATTTATGGATGAAATCAAGCATAATCTAAAGTCCAAAGGATTTATATAA
- a CDS encoding Crp/Fnr family transcriptional regulator — MKSEIVQLLENALTLTDEEALVVTQCIPIHKFSKGHILLREGQVSNESYFNIQGLVRKYYMVDGEEKTTEFYVEQDAISSLQSYHLKIPSNHYLECIEDCRLAILSRTSEKKLFKHVPAFESICRVSVEEELGTYQDKLAQFMISSPEKRYIDLLENRPDLLQRIPQYHLASYLGIKPESLSRIRKRISSR; from the coding sequence TTGAAAAGTGAAATTGTCCAATTGTTGGAAAATGCTCTGACCCTGACCGATGAGGAAGCCTTGGTCGTGACCCAATGTATTCCTATCCATAAATTTTCGAAAGGTCATATTTTATTGCGCGAAGGTCAGGTTTCCAACGAGTCCTATTTTAACATACAGGGGCTGGTACGGAAGTATTATATGGTAGATGGTGAAGAAAAAACCACGGAATTCTATGTTGAGCAAGATGCTATTTCTTCCTTGCAGAGTTATCATCTTAAAATTCCCTCCAACCATTATCTGGAATGCATTGAAGACTGTAGATTGGCTATCTTATCAAGAACAAGCGAGAAAAAACTATTCAAACATGTACCTGCCTTCGAATCCATTTGTAGGGTTTCTGTGGAGGAGGAACTTGGAACGTACCAGGATAAATTGGCCCAGTTCATGATTTCCAGTCCAGAAAAACGATACATAGACCTATTGGAAAATAGGCCTGACCTTTTACAGCGTATCCCACAGTACCATTTGGCAAGTTACCTGGGCATAAAACCTGAATCGTTGAGCAGGATACGAAAACGCATCAGTTCTCGGTAG
- a CDS encoding DUF4386 domain-containing protein — MCYKPSIKFSGISYILLFVAGFYANFFVLEKLVVPSDPEITVSNFVEFRSLFRQGILGFVVMLLFDISLVGSLYFVTHHVNKKVTIFASLLRLSHALVFTVALMSLFSIYRNTHPSLIMDEKQLQELVIAALANFNATWNIGLLLFGMHLLVLGYLCLKSHRIANGIGGILLLAASGYLLDGLAKLFLDSYKNYKETFEIVVLICGVLGELTFTIWLLFQGFWTNRFNRKYNWSGRTTEN; from the coding sequence ATGTGCTACAAACCATCGATAAAATTTTCGGGTATCAGTTATATTCTGCTGTTCGTTGCTGGATTTTATGCTAACTTTTTTGTTTTGGAAAAACTGGTAGTTCCCTCAGATCCAGAAATTACTGTCAGCAATTTTGTTGAATTTCGCTCATTGTTCCGTCAAGGGATATTAGGTTTTGTTGTGATGCTACTTTTTGATATCTCCTTGGTAGGCTCGTTGTATTTTGTAACACATCACGTCAACAAAAAAGTGACCATTTTCGCATCTCTGTTGCGACTCTCCCATGCATTGGTTTTTACTGTCGCATTGATGAGTTTGTTCAGTATTTACCGAAATACACACCCATCCTTAATAATGGATGAAAAGCAATTGCAGGAGTTGGTAATTGCCGCACTGGCCAATTTTAATGCAACTTGGAATATTGGATTGTTGCTCTTTGGAATGCACTTGTTGGTTTTGGGGTACCTCTGTTTAAAATCCCATAGGATTGCAAACGGCATTGGAGGAATACTGCTTTTAGCGGCTTCTGGGTACCTATTGGATGGTTTGGCCAAACTCTTTCTGGACAGCTACAAAAATTACAAGGAAACTTTTGAAATAGTGGTACTTATCTGCGGTGTATTGGGTGAATTGACTTTTACGATTTGGTTGTTGTTCCAAGGATTCTGGACAAACCGGTTTAATAGAAAGTACAACTGGTCGGGTCGTACTACCGAGAACTGA
- a CDS encoding VOC family protein has translation MINRISTLIITLLLTIVSCKRESNGSSSQETTLRLELFTSDMEASINFYTDVLGFTMAGEKPDPSYQVVTKGGVVLGIGPILKLSPDHYFDPKLKSIQKGYGTEIVIEVEDIGELYQKVKSNGYPIHSDLKKQNWGLTDFRLIDPDGYYLRITSKD, from the coding sequence ATGATAAATCGTATATCAACTTTAATCATAACACTTTTATTGACCATTGTTTCTTGTAAAAGGGAAAGCAATGGCTCCTCATCTCAAGAAACGACACTTCGATTGGAACTGTTTACATCCGATATGGAAGCATCCATTAACTTTTACACAGATGTTCTTGGCTTCACCATGGCGGGAGAAAAACCAGACCCATCGTATCAAGTCGTAACTAAAGGTGGTGTAGTGTTGGGGATTGGTCCCATACTAAAACTTTCCCCAGACCATTATTTTGATCCCAAGCTAAAAAGCATCCAAAAAGGTTATGGAACGGAAATTGTTATAGAGGTCGAAGACATTGGCGAGTTGTATCAGAAAGTGAAATCAAACGGATATCCGATACATTCCGACTTAAAAAAGCAAAATTGGGGTCTCACTGATTTCCGTTTGATAGACCCTGATGGTTATTACCTTCGAATTACTTCAAAAGATTAG
- a CDS encoding Crp/Fnr family transcriptional regulator has product MDSKAQLISHLKESIRLTPEEESLVCDSYSEIKLKKKEVLLFAGEVSSHMRFIAKGCLRAYHMDEEAKEHIVQFGIEGWWVNDLYSYLTRTPAKQFVQALEPSVVLQIHRDTLNDLYNKVPAIERFYRLKFENAYVALQDRTINSMSKTAEERYLEFRTKYRSIEQRVPQYMVASYLGITPEFLSALRKKR; this is encoded by the coding sequence TTGGATTCCAAGGCCCAACTAATATCGCATTTAAAGGAAAGTATCAGGCTTACGCCCGAGGAAGAATCCCTGGTATGCGATAGCTATTCCGAAATAAAGCTAAAAAAGAAGGAGGTTTTGCTTTTTGCCGGGGAGGTATCCTCGCATATGCGTTTTATAGCAAAGGGTTGCCTTAGGGCCTATCACATGGATGAAGAGGCTAAAGAACACATCGTACAATTTGGCATAGAAGGTTGGTGGGTGAACGATCTCTATAGTTATCTGACCCGAACCCCTGCCAAACAATTTGTACAGGCCCTGGAGCCTTCCGTGGTTTTACAAATTCATCGAGATACGTTAAACGATCTATATAACAAAGTTCCTGCCATTGAGCGGTTTTATAGATTGAAGTTCGAAAATGCGTATGTAGCCCTACAAGATCGCACTATTAATTCCATGAGCAAAACAGCAGAAGAACGTTATTTGGAATTCCGCACGAAGTATAGAAGCATAGAGCAGCGCGTACCCCAATATATGGTTGCCTCGTATCTGGGAATTACCCCGGAATTTTTAAGTGCATTGCGAAAAAAACGGTAA